From a region of the Torulaspora globosa chromosome 7, complete sequence genome:
- a CDS encoding uncharacterized protein (ancestral locus Anc_2.599) — translation MQGGIRRKRDLLPRYKNGGGRAKNGGVLTTPMKKIVVYVFLLGVVFVLLRLGFADLSKEVSYELDGAGAARSVVVESDGELRIPKETVPREQFNNEVAKQQEVKNLENDNKPPAPERNRRVVAKEGDKRAGRGGVL, via the coding sequence ATGCAGGGTGGTATTCGCAGGAAGAGGGACTTGCTGCCCAGGTACAAGAATGGCGGCGGTAGGGCGAAAAACGGCGGTGTTCTGACCACcccgatgaagaagatcgtCGTGTatgtttttcttctcggcGTGGTGTTCGTGCTGCTGCGACTCGGGTTCGCCGACCTGAGCAAAGAGGTTTCGTACGAGCTGGACGGAGCGGGCGCCGCCCGCTCCGTTGTTGTCGAGAGCGACGGCGAGCTGCGCATCCCGAAGGAGACGGTGCCCAGGGAGCAGTTCAACAACGAGGTCGCCAAGCAGCAGGAGGTCAAGAACCTCGAGAACGACAACAAGCCGCCGGCGCCGGAGCGCAACAGAAGGGTGGTCGCGAAGGAGGGCGACAAGCGGGCCGGCAGAGGCGGCGTGTTATAG